In bacterium BMS3Abin02, the sequence ATGCCGTACATGAGGAAGCCGATCCCCCACAGCAGCATGTAGGGCTGCTTGCGCTCCACCCACGCACGAAGCACCTTGTAGGCGAAGACAAACGAGATGACCGATGATGCGGCCGGCAGATACGCGCTCAACAGTTCCTGCATTGGAGACTCCTACGACGTGAGGATCACATACAGCGCAATCCCGACGAGGGAGACCGCTGCGACGGTAAGGACGATGAGGATGATCGGAACGACCCGACTCTGCGGCTCTTGCGGTTCCATCACACCTCTTTCACCCCGGACACGCTACGAGTGCGAAACGCCGACGTAAAGTCGGATCCGCAGCCGCTCAGATCTGATCGAGGAGCTTGCTTCGCTTCTCGGCGAACTCTTCGTCACTGAGGACTCCATCCTCGTGCAGTCTGGCGAGCATCTCGAGTTGCTCGACCGGTCCGGATCCACCCTGAAGTGCGACCATCCGAGCTTCCCGCAGGCGGTATATCTCAGACTGGATCCCTTCCGGGTCCGGGATGTCGCTGAAGTGACTCTGGCCTTGCTCTCCCGCCGATTCGATGATCAGGTCACCCGATCGCAACAGTCGCTCCCAGAACGTCTGGGCGAAGGTCGCGTCGTTCATCACCTCGAGCGGTATCTCTTTGCCGTGCCGGGCGAACATGCCCCGGCGAACGATCAGGCGTTCGTTCGTGATGATGTAGTGGGTAAAGAACCACCGGGTGAACGGCGGCGCAAACAACGCGAGCCAGATGGCAACCACGGCGGCGAAACCGACCCACATCGGTGTGCCCTCGGCCCGCACGGCGAGGACGACGATACCGGCAAGGGCAACCACCGACACGAAGACCGGCCAGATGAGCTGTTTCCAATGGGGACGGAACGCGAGATCGATGCGCTCACCGCTGCTGAGAAGACGTTCGGGGTACTTCATACATGCCAGCTTATCGGGTCGCCTCTCACCTCGCTCCCGCGTCGCCCGACTCCTCGCCACGCCCGTGTGGCTCGCTAGCGTTCGCGCATGCACCGCTGCAGTCGACAGACGAAGCTGGAGATCGTCTGATGTCGGCTCGATGTCTTCTCGGTACGAAGCGCTACTGCAAACTGCTGATCGCGCAGGTCGTCTCGGGATCCGGAGACTGGTTCGCGACCGTCGCGCTGCTGGCACTGGTCTATGAAATCAGCGGATCCGCCGTCGCGGTCGGCGGCATGCTCGCCCTCCGGCTGATGCCCGGAGCCGTCGCGGGGCCGATCGCCGCGAAACTCGCGCATCGCTGGGACCGCAGACGCACGATGGTCGCCATGGATTTCGCCCGGGCGGGCATCGTCATGGCGGTACCGATGGTGCGCAGCCTCGCATGGGTGTTGGGATGGGTGTTCGCCATGGAGATGGCGACCCTCATCTATCTCCCCGCCCGCGACGCATCCACACGTGACCTGGTCGACACCGACGACGACCTGCCCGTCGCCAACGGACTGCTCATGGGTGGAAGCTACGGAACCCTGCCGATCAGCGCAGGGATCTTCGCCGCGTACACTGCCGGCCCACAGCTCACCAGCCTCCCCGGAGGGCAGCTCGCCCCGGCATTCTGGATCGACGCAGCGACCTTTCTGTTCTCCGGTTTCGTGATTGCCACTTTGAAGAGCCTCTCCAATCGCATCGACTCGCCCGAGCTCACGGGCCGCTTGCGGGATGCGCTCCAGATTCCTCTCGTGCGAAGCGCGATCTTCCCGGTGGTCACCGCCTCGCTTGGCCTCGGAACGGTATTCTCGCTCGGGATCGCCTTCATCACCGGCACGCTTGGCGCAGGGGATTCTCAGTTCGCCATCTTCGTTCTCCTGTTCGGCGTCGGTGCCGTCATCGGGGTGGGAACGCTGCAGTTGCTCAAACCGGACGACTACGTCCTCGAGATGTGGCGAGGGATGCTGACACTCGGCGCGGTGCTGGCGCTCATGGGAATCGCCCCGAAACTCTGGCTTGCCTATCTTGCCGCAGTTGCCTTCGGTACAGCGTCCGCCTACGCGATCGACGCGGCGGTCTC encodes:
- a CDS encoding bacterial membrane flanked domain protein, with the translated sequence MKYPERLLSSGERIDLAFRPHWKQLIWPVFVSVVALAGIVVLAVRAEGTPMWVGFAAVVAIWLALFAPPFTRWFFTHYIITNERLIVRRGMFARHGKEIPLEVMNDATFAQTFWERLLRSGDLIIESAGEQGQSHFSDIPDPEGIQSEIYRLREARMVALQGGSGPVEQLEMLARLHEDGVLSDEEFAEKRSKLLDQI